A window of Pseudodesulfovibrio hydrargyri contains these coding sequences:
- a CDS encoding phenylacetate--CoA ligase family protein — MDHRFIPNLTEEQIADIQLDGLKWTVGHTHANSPFYQARFKEKGVEPGDITSLDDLRRLPFTTAEDLKDGYPMPLLSVPERDVVRIHGSSGTTGKRKILAYTQNDIDVWKDMFARCYEMAGLTVEDRVQICVGYGLWTAGAGFQLGCERFGAMALPVGPGLLEIQLQMLTDLKATCMCSTASMALLMGEEVQKQGLADKISLKKAIFGSEAHTPKMRRQFEQALGLEDSFDIIGMTELYGPGTGLECAAHDGIHYWADMYITEIIDPETLQPVAPGEVGEMVVTSLRKEASPLIRYRTHDLTRLIPGTCACGVTMPRVDKILGRSDDMFIFRGVNIYPGQIGSVLEHFKELSAEYRIFLSRKDGLDHMAVHVERAPGAPAGNDEGLARALADEIRKNILVRGEVSILGPGELPRSFSKTKRVEDSRGEE, encoded by the coding sequence ATGGACCACCGTTTCATACCGAATTTGACCGAGGAACAGATCGCCGACATCCAGCTCGATGGGCTGAAATGGACCGTGGGCCACACCCACGCCAACAGCCCCTTCTACCAGGCGCGTTTCAAGGAAAAGGGCGTGGAGCCGGGCGACATCACCTCCCTGGACGATCTGCGCAGGCTCCCCTTCACCACGGCCGAGGACCTCAAGGACGGCTACCCCATGCCGCTTTTGTCCGTGCCCGAACGGGACGTGGTCCGCATCCACGGGTCCAGCGGGACCACGGGCAAGCGCAAGATCCTGGCCTACACCCAAAACGACATCGATGTCTGGAAGGACATGTTCGCCCGCTGCTACGAGATGGCCGGGCTGACCGTGGAGGACCGGGTCCAGATCTGCGTGGGCTACGGACTGTGGACGGCGGGCGCGGGCTTCCAGCTCGGCTGCGAGCGGTTCGGCGCCATGGCCCTGCCCGTGGGGCCGGGGCTGCTGGAAATCCAGCTCCAGATGCTGACCGACCTGAAGGCCACCTGCATGTGCTCCACCGCCTCCATGGCCCTGCTCATGGGCGAGGAGGTCCAGAAGCAAGGGCTCGCCGATAAAATCAGCCTGAAAAAGGCGATCTTCGGCTCCGAGGCCCACACCCCCAAGATGCGCCGCCAGTTCGAGCAGGCCCTGGGGCTGGAGGACAGCTTCGACATCATCGGCATGACCGAGCTCTACGGTCCTGGCACCGGCCTGGAGTGCGCGGCCCACGACGGCATCCACTACTGGGCGGACATGTACATCACCGAGATCATCGATCCGGAGACCCTTCAGCCCGTGGCTCCCGGCGAGGTCGGCGAGATGGTCGTCACCTCGCTGAGAAAGGAGGCCTCCCCGCTCATCCGCTACCGGACCCACGACCTGACCCGGCTCATCCCCGGGACCTGCGCCTGCGGGGTGACCATGCCGCGCGTGGACAAGATTCTGGGCCGGTCCGACGACATGTTCATCTTCCGGGGCGTGAACATCTACCCCGGCCAGATCGGCTCCGTGCTCGAGCACTTCAAGGAGCTGTCCGCCGAATACCGAATCTTCCTCAGCCGCAAGGACGGCCTGGACCACATGGCCGTGCACGTGGAGCGCGCGCCCGGCGCGCCGGCTGGCAACGACGAGGGGCTGGCCCGAGCGCTGGCCGACGAAATCCGCAAGAACATCCTGGTGCGCGGCGAGGTGTCCATCCTCGGCCCCGGCGAGCTGCCCCGCAGCTTCTCCAAGACCAAGCGGGTGGAAGACTCGCGCGGCGAAGAGTGA
- a CDS encoding prepilin peptidase, which translates to MDTFPTWAFYLAAAVAGLELGGLATIFIQRWIDEEPICKPGGSRCPACGAKLTFRDTIPLFSFLLLKGRCRHCGTAIGPQYLLVELSCLAWALASAYTFGLSPEWGVYLVLGVMLIAGSFIDFETFLLPDRITLGGTVIALAASSLLREGPTWQDALLGAAVGAGLFWALQQLYRLWRKQEGLGTGDVKLMAMIGAMVGLGGLPPTILIGSLTGALGSIYYMFRPGKGGIRGRVPYGPFLSLGCMLYLLYGPEIMRWWNS; encoded by the coding sequence ATGGACACCTTCCCCACCTGGGCCTTTTACCTCGCCGCCGCCGTGGCCGGACTCGAACTCGGCGGCCTTGCCACCATCTTCATCCAGCGCTGGATCGACGAGGAGCCCATCTGCAAGCCGGGCGGGTCCAGATGCCCCGCCTGCGGCGCGAAACTCACCTTCCGCGACACCATCCCGCTGTTCAGCTTCCTGCTCCTCAAGGGGCGCTGCCGCCACTGCGGCACGGCCATCGGTCCGCAGTACCTGCTGGTCGAACTGTCCTGCCTGGCCTGGGCCCTGGCCTCGGCCTACACCTTTGGATTGTCGCCCGAATGGGGCGTGTACCTGGTCCTCGGGGTCATGCTCATCGCGGGCAGCTTCATAGACTTCGAGACCTTCCTGCTGCCCGACCGCATCACGTTGGGCGGCACGGTGATCGCCCTGGCGGCCAGCTCCCTGCTTCGCGAAGGCCCCACCTGGCAGGACGCCCTGCTCGGCGCGGCCGTGGGCGCGGGCCTGTTCTGGGCCCTGCAGCAGCTTTACCGGCTGTGGCGCAAGCAGGAGGGATTGGGCACCGGCGACGTCAAGCTCATGGCCATGATCGGGGCCATGGTCGGCCTGGGCGGGCTGCCCCCGACCATCCTGATAGGCAGCCTGACCGGGGCGCTCGGCTCCATCTACTACATGTTCCGCCCGGGCAAGGGCGGCATCCGGGGCCGCGTTCCCTACGGCCCGTTCCTGAGCCTCGGCTGCATGCTCTACCTGCTCTACGGGCCGGAGATCATGCGCTGGTGGAATTCCTAG
- a CDS encoding BON domain-containing protein: protein MFRLKSLVVVSIIFFLPGCAMVPFGIGLIPGAPAYVSSIIGGGQSAYETAVDERTTEQQMLDAIVAGHAQAELYKNKDIRADQITTYCYFGKLYLVGEYDSQEQLRTIYECVNKVDGKRQVISRLYLRDADKENDFFGDQAMYTELRTQLMADFEVTSTPVEVQIVQGDIILLGVIHDKEERDRIMAHALGMKGVNRVVSYLYHQENAGPEPQIMTAQLAPAPKPPKDIPPPPKTKPKQTRPKVAKKPDIRPVLAVSNPDRGR from the coding sequence ATGTTCAGACTCAAATCGTTGGTTGTGGTTTCCATCATCTTTTTCCTGCCGGGCTGCGCCATGGTGCCGTTCGGCATCGGGCTCATTCCCGGCGCGCCCGCCTACGTCTCGTCGATCATCGGCGGCGGTCAGTCCGCGTACGAAACGGCCGTGGACGAGCGGACCACCGAGCAGCAGATGCTCGACGCCATCGTGGCCGGACACGCCCAGGCCGAGTTGTACAAGAACAAGGACATCCGCGCGGACCAGATCACCACCTACTGCTATTTCGGCAAGCTCTACCTGGTGGGCGAATACGATTCCCAGGAACAGCTGCGGACCATCTACGAATGCGTGAACAAGGTCGACGGCAAACGCCAGGTCATCAGCAGGCTGTATCTGCGCGACGCGGACAAGGAAAACGACTTCTTCGGCGACCAGGCCATGTACACGGAGCTGCGCACGCAGCTCATGGCCGACTTCGAGGTCACCAGCACGCCCGTGGAGGTCCAGATCGTCCAGGGCGACATCATCCTTCTCGGCGTGATCCACGACAAGGAGGAGCGCGACCGCATCATGGCCCACGCCTTGGGCATGAAAGGGGTGAACCGGGTGGTCTCCTACCTCTACCACCAGGAGAACGCCGGTCCCGAGCCGCAGATCATGACCGCCCAGCTGGCCCCGGCGCCAAAGCCGCCCAAGGATATTCCGCCGCCCCCCAAGACCAAACCCAAGCAGACCAGGCCCAAGGTCGCGAAGAAGCCGGATATACGTCCGGTACTGGCCGTCTCCAACCCCGACAGGGGCCGGTGA
- a CDS encoding ArnT family glycosyltransferase, translated as MTTPRDTYVPRLDVLAFFIILASFLVRYWFVASGQLNLVQDEAQYWDWIRRPQLSYYSKGPLIAWIISLWTWVFGNTELGVRFGSILGMTGIQAALYVGVSRVWREYRLAVFVLFAAATMPLLNGLGILATTDCPLILCWTVAFFALAAATRHEPDRAVSNWPFVILGACMAVGILAKYMMLAFLALGLVYAVILHCRGQLPERFWVRFALAGIIGSAVGLAPIVLWNMDNGWVAYKHVAKLTSGVGGSDWLPDRVGPFFEMLGAQIGLLAPWWFWFIVAATPGAVRKAWVGPVGRFDANYRRDLLTALFFWPLWGAITLKALFSKVEANWTAAAFATGAILAGMAFKAWWDAPGRKTRGRAILAGAAVFMTLAVFVSPLLPLPDSMNITLRLKGWGDLGRKVDGIIATEFDDPSRVFAMSDNYGFTSELAFYLEGQPFTYCAWTENRRMNQYDLWPVPGGDKLGWDAVMVRKRFQKHPVADLKKMFEYVSDPIFYRSSFNGGQGRKFTIIVCKGFTGYWPRHAGKF; from the coding sequence ATGACTACGCCCCGCGATACATATGTTCCCCGGCTGGATGTCCTCGCCTTTTTCATCATTCTGGCGTCCTTTCTGGTCCGCTATTGGTTCGTGGCCTCGGGCCAGCTGAACCTGGTGCAGGACGAGGCGCAGTATTGGGATTGGATCAGGCGACCGCAGTTGTCCTATTATTCCAAGGGGCCGCTCATCGCCTGGATCATCAGCCTGTGGACCTGGGTCTTCGGGAATACCGAGTTGGGCGTGCGGTTTGGGTCCATCCTGGGCATGACCGGCATCCAGGCCGCGCTCTACGTCGGGGTGTCGCGCGTCTGGCGGGAGTACCGGCTGGCCGTGTTCGTGCTCTTCGCGGCCGCGACCATGCCCCTGCTCAACGGGCTGGGCATCCTGGCCACCACGGACTGTCCACTGATCCTCTGCTGGACCGTGGCCTTCTTCGCCCTGGCCGCGGCCACGCGCCACGAACCGGACCGAGCCGTATCCAATTGGCCTTTCGTGATCCTGGGCGCATGCATGGCCGTGGGCATCCTGGCCAAATACATGATGCTTGCCTTCCTGGCTCTGGGCCTGGTCTACGCGGTCATCCTGCACTGCCGGGGGCAGCTGCCCGAGCGGTTCTGGGTGCGTTTCGCCCTCGCCGGGATCATCGGCTCCGCCGTCGGGCTCGCGCCCATCGTCCTCTGGAACATGGACAACGGCTGGGTGGCCTACAAGCACGTGGCCAAGCTGACCTCGGGCGTGGGCGGCAGCGACTGGCTACCCGACCGCGTCGGCCCGTTCTTCGAGATGCTCGGCGCGCAGATCGGCCTGCTCGCGCCGTGGTGGTTCTGGTTCATCGTCGCGGCCACCCCGGGCGCGGTGCGCAAGGCGTGGGTCGGCCCGGTGGGCCGGTTCGACGCGAACTACCGCCGCGACCTGCTGACCGCGCTCTTCTTCTGGCCCCTGTGGGGTGCGATCACCCTCAAGGCGCTCTTCTCCAAGGTGGAGGCCAACTGGACCGCCGCGGCCTTCGCCACGGGCGCGATCCTGGCGGGCATGGCCTTCAAGGCGTGGTGGGACGCCCCTGGGCGCAAAACGCGCGGCCGGGCGATCCTGGCCGGAGCGGCCGTGTTCATGACCCTGGCCGTCTTCGTCTCCCCGCTCCTGCCGCTGCCGGACTCCATGAACATCACCCTCCGGCTCAAGGGCTGGGGCGACCTGGGCCGCAAGGTGGACGGGATCATCGCCACCGAGTTCGACGACCCGTCCAGGGTCTTCGCCATGTCCGACAACTACGGCTTCACCTCGGAACTGGCCTTCTACCTCGAGGGCCAGCCCTTCACCTACTGCGCCTGGACCGAGAACCGGCGCATGAACCAGTACGACCTCTGGCCCGTGCCGGGCGGGGACAAGCTCGGCTGGGACGCGGTCATGGTCCGCAAGCGGTTCCAGAAGCACCCCGTGGCCGACCTGAAAAAGATGTTCGAATACGTCAGCGACCCCATCTTCTACCGCTCCTCCTTCAACGGCGGCCAGGGACGCAAGTTCACCATCATCGTCTGCAAGGGGTTCACCGGGTACTGGCCCCGCCACGCGGGCAAGTTCTAG